GTGCAGATACTCATGCTCTAGTTGCAAGGGACTCAATTGTCACCACAATAAGAACTTCATCAAATTATCTTCAAACctgtttttcacattttcatattctttaaatttcatttatgtCTTACCATCCTCTAAATAGGGAGGTCatttttgaaatgttttaaCTGGACGTAGAAATAAGATGATCTCCAATTTTCAATACAGTCTGAATATAATCTGAGCCAGCTCGATCTCGAAAGTTGATTCGATTTGACTTAGTTCAgctcaaatttgtttgattaaaatttgaaccgaatttgAGTCGAAAGATTTAGCTCGTTTTTTAATATGAGTCAAATTAGAGCCGAGGGGTGTTCGGACTCGGTTCGCCTCTATCCGAATCCACCCCTAGTCACAAGTAACCATGACCAGCCCTTTAGCAGGTCTTGATGCAATATGAACCGTGGGTATAACAAGTTGCTTTAAATTCGGTCCTCCCATGGTCATATATAACAAAGATGATCCAATGCAAAGAGTAAAGTTACAAGGCATGATAACACTTTCTTTAAAGGTATATTTGTCTGTATTTAAAATGGTTTGCAGGTTACGACAAATTATATCAAGATACAAAGGTCCCATAGATACATTTAACACTACTAAAGTCTCCCTCAAATTAATGCTAAGAcgaatttctttaattttgtgataatgaaattataagagaaattaaaattgcatTGACTatgaaacttataaatattCCACAATTATAGACCCGAAAACAGACACAATTTATGCTTCTTAAAAGACATAACATTTGATCATGAACAAACGCAAATTTTGTTTCTTAGAAGGCAAAACTTTTGGTGATGAACGGACACACATTTTGGTTTCGATTCACTAGTCATATATTCCAGACATTTTCCTCTCATTTTCAGAGACCCGGAAGCCATAACCAAATTGTTCAAACGCTAAATATTTTGATGGCTTATATTCCGAAGTCTCTCGTCTTCCATTTTCTCCTCCGACTTCCAGTTAAATCTTTAGCAAGATTTCAGTGCATAGACAAGGAATGGTTGTCTTTAATATCAGACCCACATTTCATCTACACCCACTTGAAACGAGCCCAGACAGCGAATGATTTTCGTCTGTTATTATCGTTCATCTCACATGGAAATGTCAGCACCACCATCAAGTTTATCACCATTAACGAATATGGACTTGCAGGTTCAGACTACTCAGTTCACATAAACTCTGACTCGTACCGTGTCTTGCCTTCCTGCAACGGTTTGGTCTGTTTTTACGGTGTTAAGGGCAGGATTTACATTTGTAATCCCGCCATTAGAAATATGGTGAAGCTTCCAGGTGATGATGCAAAGGGGTCTATTTTGTTGAGCTGCGGGTTCGGGTTTGATCCTCAAGCTTGCAGATATAAAGTCATTAGGATGTCAGACTCAGGACCATTTAAAGCACCCGGTGACTCCAAGATGGACATATTTACAATGGGAACCTGTTCCTGGAGGAATGTAAAGTATGATGAACGTTTTCGCTTTCTGAATAGGCAACCACCAGTGCATGCTAGCGGTTTTTTCTACTGGATTACAGCAAATAATGGTTCTAAAGGATATATGATAGCATCATTCGACATTGGAAATGAAACCTTTGAAGCAATTCCTCCCCCGAAAAGCCTTTCAGGAAAAAATTGGCCGATGTTTTGTCTTGGGGAATTGGGAGGAGATTTGGCTTTGATTGACATGGATTTTGCATCGGAAGGCAAGAGGAGAATGGATCTTTGGCTGCTAAAAGAGGCTTCTGgtgatgaaaacaaaaaaacatggGTTAAAGAAAGTATCATTCATCCATCTCAGCCTCTCGATGCCACTCGTCCTGAGGCGCTTGATCACGGAGGATCAAAAGTTTTGCTTCATGGATTTATCAGAGGATCAGATGCTTTTCTGAATTGGTACAATCTGGGAACTGGAAGTTTCAGAAGATTCGAAATACAAGAGATAACGTCGCCGTTTTTTCACGTCGGTGCTCACGTGGAAAGCTTGGCTCAATTGGACGGCTAAGATTACATATTACCAATCAAGTTTCTATATTGTCCGTTGAGTTGCTGTTTTGCGTCGTTGTTTTGGTACTAGGCCAAAGTCGCTTTCATGTTTTTGTCGTATTCAGGCTCATGAGATTATCCTTTAAGGGTAATGTGGTCtcaaagaatttaaatattagtatataacaaccttttattatttatattatattatttaatttattaataataaaatattacaataattttttattattaatactgacataataaataatatagataataatctaattattatattcaccttatatattaaaaaattattattataatcttgattttattataattataatattatttattaattttttgagataaaaataaatttatttttaattaatatattaaataatataaaatatttaaaaataattatatttaaagatatttaagtaaaataatttattagtattattttattatttttaatcaaatataataattatttatacatattaaaatttatcaaatataataattatttatacttaataatcttttaagtaatctttCTTTAAGGTAATatctctattttaataataaatgattatcTAAACTAAATGTTCtcttaaaatctaaatatattttttattatgattaaataattttgaattaaaaataaaataatatttaattatatgataatatattatctgtatacttaaattatatacaaaaatatatatatacaaaacattattcttatattatatatgatagaGTTAATATCACTTACACctaaaataatatgaacaaattacatttttattgcaattattttatattttcttttttctcatcttcttttttCCTCGTCACtaataaaaatgtcaaataGATCGGACCAActcaaaatataagaaaatactttagtttgaaaaacccCAACCTACTATTGTAATAGATTGGGTCAAACTTTGAGCCTAGACACAAAGGTTGGCTTAATCCAACGCGTTATtgtttttgtaataataattataatataaaaaaaatttattaaaattaatggatcaATCTAAACTATTACTGTTTGATTTAATCTGATCACATATATATACTTTCTATGGGTCAGGCCGAATCATGGAATATGCTATTATACGATTTTTAGACTCAATCTAACCTGTTAACCGAGTAAGGTATATCAGCATTACTCAGTCTAACCtattattacctttaatcatttgtattttgtatttcCCACGTATCTCACCATCAGCGCTTCTGCCTAATCTGGTGGCCACCCTTGCGTCATGCGTCAAGTCTGCTCAAGCAGTCCTAACCGAGTTGTGCGGTGCGTTATGGCTAGCTCGGACTCTTTGTCATCGCCCTCATCCGGCTTTTCCATAAGAATAAGAGATGAAGCTTAGTTCGGCGAACTCGACAGCTTCCTTCCCAACTtaataaaat
This is a stretch of genomic DNA from Mangifera indica cultivar Alphonso chromosome 11, CATAS_Mindica_2.1, whole genome shotgun sequence. It encodes these proteins:
- the LOC123230110 gene encoding putative F-box protein At1g19160; the encoded protein is MAYIPKSLVFHFLLRLPVKSLARFQCIDKEWLSLISDPHFIYTHLKRAQTANDFRLLLSFISHGNVSTTIKFITINEYGLAGSDYSVHINSDSYRVLPSCNGLVCFYGVKGRIYICNPAIRNMVKLPGDDAKGSILLSCGFGFDPQACRYKVIRMSDSGPFKAPGDSKMDIFTMGTCSWRNVKYDERFRFLNRQPPVHASGFFYWITANNGSKGYMIASFDIGNETFEAIPPPKSLSGKNWPMFCLGELGGDLALIDMDFASEGKRRMDLWLLKEASGDENKKTWVKESIIHPSQPLDATRPEALDHGGSKVLLHGFIRGSDAFLNWYNLGTGSFRRFEIQEITSPFFHVGAHVESLAQLDG